One Selenomonadales bacterium DNA window includes the following coding sequences:
- the gdhA gene encoding NADP-specific glutamate dehydrogenase: MMSAKQYVESCIAEVERLNPGETEFHATVKEVLTSIIPALEKHPELQAQALLERITEPERTIMFRVPWADDNNVIHVNKGYRVQFNSAIGPYKGGLRFHPSVNLSIIKFLGFEQIFKNALTTLPIGGAKGGSNFDPKGKSDGEIMRFCHSFMTELSRHIGQDTDIPAGDIGVGAREIGYLFGEYKRLRNAYEAGVLTGKGLGYWGSLARKEATGYGLLYFVRLMLADAGMTIEGKTTVISGSGNVATYAIEKAQELGAHVVACSDSNGYIYDKDGIDLAVVKEIKEVKRGRIKEYINYRPNAEYHEGCRGIWTIPCDVALPCATQSEIDLESAKILVANGVKAVGEGANMPSTLDAIAYFIDSGIMFAPAKAANAGGVAVSALEMSQNSMRYRWTFEEVDSKLESIMTAIYNDSKKAAEDYGYPGNLVVGSNIVGFLRVAEAMVAHGVV; this comes from the coding sequence ATCATGAGCGCAAAACAATATGTAGAATCCTGCATTGCAGAAGTAGAAAGATTAAATCCGGGTGAAACGGAATTCCATGCGACAGTCAAAGAAGTATTGACATCCATCATTCCGGCACTCGAAAAACATCCTGAATTACAGGCACAGGCACTTCTTGAACGCATCACCGAACCGGAACGCACGATCATGTTCCGCGTACCGTGGGCAGATGACAACAACGTGATCCACGTAAACAAAGGCTACCGCGTACAATTCAACAGCGCGATCGGCCCATACAAAGGCGGTCTTCGCTTCCATCCGAGCGTAAACCTCAGCATCATCAAATTCCTTGGTTTCGAACAGATCTTCAAAAACGCACTCACCACACTTCCGATCGGCGGTGCAAAAGGTGGTTCCAACTTCGACCCGAAAGGCAAATCCGACGGAGAGATCATGCGTTTCTGCCACAGCTTCATGACGGAGCTCTCCCGCCACATCGGTCAGGACACTGACATCCCGGCAGGTGACATCGGCGTAGGCGCACGTGAGATCGGTTACCTCTTCGGCGAATACAAACGTCTCCGCAACGCTTATGAAGCAGGCGTACTCACAGGTAAAGGCCTCGGCTACTGGGGCAGCTTGGCACGTAAAGAAGCTACGGGCTACGGTCTTCTCTACTTCGTTCGCCTCATGCTCGCAGACGCAGGCATGACGATCGAAGGCAAAACGACTGTCATCTCCGGTTCCGGTAACGTAGCAACATACGCGATCGAAAAAGCACAGGAACTCGGCGCACACGTCGTTGCTTGCTCCGACTCCAACGGCTACATCTATGACAAAGACGGTATCGACCTCGCAGTAGTCAAAGAGATCAAAGAAGTAAAACGCGGTCGTATCAAAGAATACATCAATTATCGCCCGAACGCAGAATATCATGAAGGCTGCCGCGGTATCTGGACGATCCCGTGCGACGTTGCTCTCCCGTGCGCAACGCAGTCCGAAATCGACCTCGAATCCGCTAAGATCCTCGTTGCAAACGGCGTAAAAGCTGTCGGCGAAGGCGCTAACATGCCGTCCACGCTCGACGCTATCGCATACTTCATCGACTCCGGCATCATGTTCGCTCCGGCAAAAGCAGCAAACGCAGGCGGCGTAGCAGTATCCGCACTCGAAATGAGCCAGAACTCCATGCGTTATCGCTGGACATTCGAAGAAGTCGATTCCAAACTCGAAAGCATCATGACGGCGATCTACAACGACTCCAAAAAAGCAGCAGAAGACTATGGCTATCCGGGCAACCTCGTAGTAGGCTCCAACATCGTTGGCTTCCTCCGCGTTGCAGAA